Proteins encoded within one genomic window of Sphingomonas cannabina:
- a CDS encoding UDP-N-acetylmuramoyl-L-alanyl-D-glutamate--2,6-diaminopimelate ligase, whose product MKLGQLTGNGEDAAVTGFAIDHRKVAPGTVFGAFEGTRVNGEDFIPQAVASGAIAVVARPEARVEGVLHIADTHPRERFARLAAKFFAPFPETAVAVTGTNGKTSTVELTRQLWRMAGFHAASIGTLGVTTADDRVTTGLTTPDIVTFLSNVAGLAREGVSHLAFEASSHGLSQYRTEGLPVRAGAFTNLSRDHLDYHGDMAAYFTAKLRLFAEVIDPDGTAVVWVDDPHSERVIDLARMRGLKLVTVGEHGDTLRLVSRDPTLLGQALVIAAEGREHKVTLPLIGAYQAANALTAAALVIATGGDVATTLANLARLAPVRGRLERAVITKAGAPVYVDYAHTPDALEAAIAALKPHTAGRLIVAFGAGGDRDTGKREEMGAVAAARADVLIVTDDNPRSEDPAAIRAAILKGAPNATEIGDRRAAIAHAIAEAGPEDIVLIAGKGHEQGQIVGDLVLPFDDVTVAREVAA is encoded by the coding sequence ATGAAACTCGGCCAGCTCACCGGCAACGGCGAGGACGCAGCCGTGACCGGTTTCGCCATCGATCACCGCAAGGTCGCGCCGGGCACCGTGTTCGGCGCTTTCGAGGGCACGCGCGTCAACGGCGAGGATTTCATCCCCCAGGCGGTGGCGAGCGGCGCCATCGCCGTGGTCGCGCGGCCGGAGGCGCGGGTCGAGGGCGTGCTCCACATCGCCGACACGCACCCGCGCGAGCGTTTCGCCCGGCTGGCGGCGAAGTTCTTCGCGCCCTTCCCGGAGACGGCGGTCGCGGTCACCGGCACCAACGGCAAGACCTCGACGGTCGAGCTCACCCGCCAGCTCTGGCGGATGGCGGGCTTCCATGCCGCCTCGATCGGCACGCTCGGCGTCACCACCGCCGACGACCGCGTGACGACCGGGCTGACGACGCCGGACATCGTCACCTTCCTCTCCAACGTGGCGGGCCTGGCGCGCGAGGGGGTGAGCCATCTCGCCTTCGAGGCGTCGAGCCACGGCCTGTCGCAATACCGTACCGAGGGGCTGCCGGTCCGCGCCGGCGCCTTCACCAACTTGAGCCGCGACCATCTCGACTATCACGGCGACATGGCCGCCTATTTCACCGCCAAGCTCCGCCTGTTCGCCGAGGTGATCGATCCCGACGGGACGGCGGTGGTGTGGGTCGACGATCCCCATTCCGAGCGGGTGATCGACCTCGCCCGGATGCGCGGGCTCAAGCTGGTCACGGTCGGCGAGCACGGCGACACGCTGCGGCTGGTGTCGCGCGATCCGACCTTGCTCGGCCAGGCGCTGGTGATCGCGGCGGAGGGGCGCGAGCACAAGGTCACGCTGCCGCTGATCGGCGCCTATCAGGCCGCCAATGCGCTCACCGCCGCGGCGCTGGTGATCGCGACCGGCGGCGATGTCGCCACGACGCTCGCCAATCTCGCCCGCCTGGCGCCGGTGCGCGGCCGTCTGGAGCGCGCGGTGATCACCAAGGCTGGGGCGCCGGTCTATGTCGACTATGCCCATACTCCCGACGCGCTCGAGGCGGCGATCGCCGCCCTCAAGCCGCATACGGCGGGCCGCCTGATCGTCGCCTTCGGCGCCGGCGGCGACCGCGACACCGGCAAGCGCGAGGAGATGGGCGCGGTGGCGGCCGCACGCGCGGACGTCCTGATCGTCACCGATGACAATCCCCGCAGCGAGGATCCCGCCGCGATCCGCGCCGCGATCCTCAAGGGCGCGCCGAACGCGACCGAGATCGGCGACCGCCGCGCCGCCATCGCCCACGCCATCGCCGAGGCCGGGCCGGAGGACATCGTCCTCATCGCCGGCAAGGGTCATGAGCAGGGCCAGATCGTCGGCGACCTCGTGTTGCCCTTCGACGACGTCACTGTCGCACGCGAGGTGGCGGCATGA
- a CDS encoding peptidoglycan D,D-transpeptidase FtsI family protein, whose product MIVLVAPAAAERRREGGRHSLVAVAHLRLTILMLLFVFSTILIVGRLGWLALSAEPATTRDAAAALVPLRGDIVDRNGASLARTIDAWSIGVQPGNIIGDKVELAQKLAALMPERDPSYYYRLLTLKAPFTYIRHRAMPELVTAVNALGEPGITFAREPERLYPQSALAAQALGYLNAERRGVRGMEKALDARLTNRALRSQPVALSLDLRVQGALESELGRAMTSFQAKGAAGIVLDVHTGEVIAMSSLPTFNPNKVRSGEGTLLNNVTQSVYELGSAFKPIAIAAAIDTGTVTSMARKFDATQPLQVGRFKIKDDHAQKRWLNIPETLIHSSNIATARIADEMGQEKLSAMFRKVGFDTAPDIEIEKAHPLWPRFWARTTVMTTAYGHGIAVTPLHLASAYAALVNGGIWRPATLLKVEPGHAPEGRRVISEATSARMRQLLRLIVLDGTGRKGEAPGYRVGGKTGTAEKPGAGGYSKHVNVSTFAAAFPMDAPRYVVIAMLDSPIGNAESFGLTTAAYTAAPVVSRLITRAGPLLGVQPDMNRDVDVSDLEPLIWHKPGEDPGLAE is encoded by the coding sequence TTGATCGTCCTCGTCGCTCCTGCTGCGGCCGAGCGCCGCCGGGAGGGCGGCCGGCATTCGCTGGTCGCGGTGGCGCATCTGCGCCTGACGATCCTGATGCTGCTGTTCGTCTTCTCGACGATCCTGATCGTCGGCCGGCTCGGCTGGCTGGCGCTGTCGGCGGAGCCCGCGACCACGCGTGACGCCGCCGCGGCGCTGGTGCCGCTGCGCGGCGACATCGTCGACCGCAACGGCGCGTCGCTCGCGCGCACCATCGACGCCTGGTCGATCGGGGTGCAGCCCGGCAACATCATCGGCGACAAGGTCGAGCTGGCGCAGAAGCTCGCCGCGTTGATGCCGGAGCGCGATCCGTCCTATTACTACCGCCTGCTCACGCTGAAGGCGCCCTTCACCTACATCCGCCACCGCGCGATGCCCGAGCTGGTGACCGCGGTGAACGCGCTCGGCGAGCCCGGTATCACCTTCGCGCGCGAGCCGGAGCGGCTCTATCCGCAATCGGCGCTGGCGGCGCAGGCGCTCGGCTATCTCAACGCCGAGCGGCGCGGCGTGCGCGGCATGGAGAAGGCGCTCGACGCGCGGCTCACCAACCGCGCGCTGCGGTCGCAGCCGGTCGCGCTGTCGCTCGACCTGCGCGTGCAGGGCGCGCTCGAAAGCGAGCTCGGCCGGGCAATGACCTCGTTCCAGGCCAAGGGCGCGGCCGGCATCGTCCTCGACGTCCACACCGGCGAGGTCATCGCCATGTCGTCGCTGCCGACCTTCAACCCGAACAAGGTCCGCAGCGGGGAGGGCACGCTGCTCAACAACGTGACGCAGAGCGTCTACGAGCTCGGCTCGGCGTTCAAGCCGATCGCGATCGCCGCTGCGATCGACACCGGCACCGTCACCTCGATGGCGCGCAAGTTCGACGCGACCCAGCCGCTCCAGGTCGGCCGCTTCAAGATCAAGGACGATCACGCGCAGAAGCGCTGGCTCAACATCCCCGAGACGCTGATCCACTCGTCCAACATCGCGACGGCGCGCATCGCCGACGAGATGGGGCAGGAGAAGCTGTCGGCGATGTTCCGCAAGGTCGGCTTCGACACCGCGCCGGACATCGAGATCGAGAAGGCGCATCCGCTGTGGCCGCGCTTCTGGGCGCGCACCACGGTGATGACCACTGCCTACGGCCATGGCATCGCGGTGACGCCGCTCCACCTCGCCAGCGCCTATGCCGCGCTGGTCAACGGCGGCATCTGGCGGCCGGCGACGCTGCTCAAGGTCGAGCCGGGCCATGCTCCCGAGGGCCGCCGCGTCATCTCGGAGGCGACCAGCGCGCGGATGCGCCAGCTGCTCCGCCTGATCGTGCTCGACGGCACCGGCCGCAAGGGCGAGGCGCCCGGCTACCGCGTCGGCGGCAAGACCGGCACCGCGGAGAAGCCAGGAGCGGGCGGCTATTCGAAACATGTCAACGTTTCGACGTTCGCGGCGGCTTTCCCGATGGACGCACCGCGCTATGTGGTGATCGCAATGCTCGATTCGCCCATCGGCAATGCCGAATCCTTTGGCCTGACCACCGCCGCCTACACCGCTGCGCCGGTGGTGAGCCGTCTCATCACGCGCGCGGGGCCGCTGCTCGGCGTGCAGCCCGACATGAACCGCGACGTCGACGTGTCGGACCTGGAGCCGCTGATCTGGCACAAGCCCGGCGAGGACCCGGGGCTGGCCGAGTGA
- the rsmH gene encoding 16S rRNA (cytosine(1402)-N(4))-methyltransferase RsmH, which translates to MIAARAHIPVLLDEVVDALAIAPGERHVDATFGAGGYTVAFLERGAEVAAFDRDPTAIEGGRPLAAEADGRLILIEAPFSAMESELSARGLVPVDGVTMDIGVSSMQLDQPDRGFSFQADGPLDMRMSRSGMTAADFVNTADEGEIADVLYHYGEEPRARRVAKAIVAARPLARTGELAEVVRKALGHKPHDKKDPATRTFQAIRIHLNRELDELSEGLEAAERVLKPGGRLAVVTFHSLEDRMVKRFLRERSGGEPAGSRHRPAAQAANDPSFETPARAVRASESEIARNPRARSATLRVARRTAAAPWRTLGDK; encoded by the coding sequence TGCTCGACGAGGTCGTCGACGCGCTCGCCATCGCCCCCGGCGAGCGCCACGTCGACGCGACCTTCGGAGCGGGCGGCTACACGGTCGCGTTCCTCGAGCGGGGAGCCGAGGTGGCCGCCTTCGATCGCGACCCTACCGCGATCGAAGGCGGTCGACCCCTCGCCGCCGAGGCGGATGGCCGGCTGATCCTGATCGAGGCGCCGTTCTCGGCGATGGAGAGCGAGCTCTCCGCCCGCGGCCTCGTCCCCGTCGACGGCGTGACGATGGACATCGGCGTCTCGTCGATGCAGCTCGACCAGCCCGATCGCGGCTTCTCCTTCCAGGCCGACGGCCCGCTCGACATGCGGATGAGCCGTTCGGGCATGACCGCCGCCGACTTCGTCAACACCGCCGACGAGGGCGAGATCGCCGACGTGCTCTACCATTATGGCGAGGAGCCGCGCGCCCGCCGCGTCGCGAAAGCGATCGTCGCCGCGCGCCCGCTCGCGCGCACCGGCGAGCTGGCCGAGGTCGTGCGCAAGGCGCTCGGCCACAAGCCGCATGACAAGAAGGATCCGGCGACCCGCACCTTCCAGGCGATCCGCATCCATCTGAACCGCGAGCTCGACGAGCTGAGCGAAGGGCTGGAGGCGGCCGAGCGCGTGCTGAAGCCGGGCGGCCGGCTGGCGGTGGTGACCTTCCACAGCCTCGAGGACCGCATGGTCAAGCGCTTCCTGCGCGAGCGCAGCGGCGGCGAGCCCGCGGGATCGCGCCACCGCCCGGCGGCGCAGGCGGCGAACGATCCGAGCTTCGAGACACCGGCGCGGGCGGTCCGCGCCAGCGAGAGCGAGATCGCGCGTAACCCGCGCGCGCGGTCGGCGACGTTGCGGGTGGCGCGGCGCACCGCCGCTGCGCCGTGGCGTACCCTGGGAGACAAGTAA
- a CDS encoding UDP-N-acetylmuramoyl-tripeptide--D-alanyl-D-alanine ligase, whose protein sequence is MSAPLWTSAEIERATGGTANRSFACGHVTFDSREVTNGSLFIALKGETTDGHLYLDKAIAAGATGTLVSQPTDHPAVQVPDTMAAMEALARAARARTAATVIGVTGSVGKTGTKEALAEALSRANQGFVHRSVKSYNNHTGVPLSLARMPAASRFGVFEMGMNHAGELSALTRLVRPHIALITAIAPAHTAFFPDESAIADAKGEIFQGLEPGGTAIVPYDSPHRDRLIAAAEPHAGRIVTFGLDQGADVHAIETMPAANGGTFVSAAIGEDRELSFTVAHPGNHWVSNALAVLAAVDAAGGDLGLAGLALGELPGLPGRGARLLVEVQDGTALVIDESYNANPVSMRATLAVLAREPGRRIAVLGGMRELGDQSAAYHAGLVGPIDEAGLSYAILVGEEMAPLAQALEGHLDFVHVPDAAAARDRLQAVLAPGDAVLVKGSNGIGLAAVVAALARQSVGVGG, encoded by the coding sequence ATGAGCGCACCCCTGTGGACATCCGCCGAGATCGAAAGGGCAACCGGCGGCACCGCGAACCGTAGCTTCGCGTGTGGACATGTGACATTCGACTCTCGCGAAGTGACCAACGGCTCCCTGTTCATCGCCCTCAAGGGCGAGACCACCGATGGACATCTCTACCTCGACAAGGCGATCGCCGCCGGCGCGACCGGCACGCTGGTCAGCCAGCCGACCGACCACCCCGCCGTCCAGGTGCCGGACACCATGGCGGCGATGGAGGCCCTCGCCCGGGCGGCCCGCGCCCGCACCGCTGCGACGGTGATCGGCGTCACCGGCTCGGTCGGCAAGACGGGCACCAAGGAAGCGCTCGCGGAGGCACTTTCCCGCGCGAATCAAGGCTTTGTCCACCGCTCGGTCAAGAGCTACAACAACCACACCGGCGTGCCGCTCAGCCTCGCGCGGATGCCGGCGGCAAGCCGCTTCGGCGTGTTCGAGATGGGCATGAACCACGCCGGCGAGCTCTCGGCGCTCACCCGCCTCGTCCGTCCCCACATCGCCCTCATCACCGCCATCGCTCCCGCCCATACCGCCTTCTTCCCCGACGAAAGCGCCATCGCCGACGCGAAAGGCGAGATTTTCCAGGGTCTTGAACCGGGCGGCACCGCGATCGTCCCCTACGACAGCCCCCACCGCGACCGCCTGATCGCGGCGGCCGAGCCCCATGCCGGCCGCATCGTCACCTTCGGCCTCGACCAGGGCGCCGACGTCCACGCGATCGAGACGATGCCGGCGGCGAACGGCGGCACCTTCGTCAGCGCCGCGATCGGCGAGGACCGCGAGCTCAGCTTCACCGTCGCCCACCCCGGAAACCATTGGGTTTCCAACGCATTGGCGGTTCTGGCGGCGGTCGATGCGGCAGGCGGCGACCTCGGCCTCGCCGGCCTCGCGCTCGGCGAGCTGCCGGGCCTCCCCGGCCGCGGCGCGCGCCTGCTGGTCGAGGTACAGGACGGCACCGCGCTGGTCATCGACGAAAGCTACAACGCCAACCCCGTCTCGATGCGCGCGACGCTGGCGGTGCTCGCCCGCGAGCCCGGCCGCCGCATCGCCGTGCTCGGCGGGATGCGCGAGCTCGGCGACCAGAGCGCCGCCTATCATGCCGGCCTGGTCGGACCGATCGACGAAGCGGGGCTTTCCTACGCCATCCTGGTGGGCGAGGAGATGGCCCCGCTCGCGCAAGCCCTTGAGGGCCATCTCGATTTCGTCCATGTGCCCGACGCCGCAGCCGCGCGCGACCGCCTTCAGGCGGTGCTGGCGCCGGGCGATGCGGTTCTCGTCAAGGGATCGAACGGAATCGGGCTGGCGGCGGTGGTCGCGGCGTTGGCCAGGCAATCGGTTGGGGTAGGGGGCTGA